One Trachemys scripta elegans isolate TJP31775 chromosome 4, CAS_Tse_1.0, whole genome shotgun sequence genomic region harbors:
- the GREM1 gene encoding gremlin-1, producing the protein MSRTVYAVGGLLLLAGLLLPTAEGRKKNRGSQGAIPPPDKDQPNDSEQTQTKQQPGSRHRDRGTGTPMPAEEVLESSQEALHVTERKYLKRDWCKTQPLKQTIHEEGCNSHTIINRFCYGQCNSFYIPRHVRKEEGSFQSCSFCKPKKFTTMTVTLNCPELQPPRKKKRITRVKECRCISIDLD; encoded by the coding sequence ATGAGCCGCACAGTGTATGCTGTTGGTGGTCTGCTTCTTCTAGCTGGACTCCTGTTACCCACAGCCGAGGGGAGAAAGAAGAACCGTGGATCTCAGGGAGCCATCCCTCCTCCTGACAAGGATCAGCCCAATGATTCAGAGCAGACACAGACAAAGCAGCAGCCAGGTTCAAGGCACAGAGACCGGGGAACTGGCACACCAATGCCCGCCGAAGAGGTGCTGGAGTCTAGCCAGGAAGCATTACACGTCACTGAACGCAAGTATCTTAAGCGGGATTGGTGTAAAACTCAGCCCCTCAAACAAACCATCCATGAAGAAGGCTGCAATAGTCATACTATTATCAACAGATTCTGCTATGGCCAGTGCAATTCTTTCTACATCCCAAGGCACGTCCGCAAAGAGGAAGGGTCTTTTCAGTCCTGTTCCTTCTGCAAACCTAAGAAGTTCACCACTATGACAGTTACACTCAATTGCCCTGAACTTCAGCCCCCTAGAAAGAAGAAGAGGATCACGCGAGTCAAGGAATGTCGGTGTATATCCATAGATTTGGACTAG